Proteins encoded by one window of Cloeon dipterum chromosome 2, ieCloDipt1.1, whole genome shotgun sequence:
- the LOC135936933 gene encoding uncharacterized protein LOC135936933 isoform X1 translates to MDGSVTVTETIGNEQKPSLVLNGGSGNKKARKKKARASKPPGEKALVESHWEELPDLIIERVFSYLSIRDRYHASIVCRRWNDAFYLPYVWSNFVMNDMTLVRRKFNYYMGWQHVLDHMRTQNCLATIGRCIKTLVFEPMFSFHNLYEFMVMLCYYAERNKQEKAGKVIYHKGNIVPVLVEVRGGGQGIGSRISTLRFTFPCNMAATAREEDEYVFGTGGKLLESFKRLMGGLGATLKHLQLEDLLLERYEALTLLDDVCFSGCEKLRTLTLINVTKIPCQMLHAGVFVNLRVLTLSPQSLGVDLLMLLGDCPHLHHLHVVQNRYTPDNLSTLPWKAWRACRWDNPALNVHLQLENVRSGEVVWQIGAPVRSILYKSCHLKVNSSSILTAIDQYRADLQVYGHVGLPRFHRTKSYSERADPLLLHLCRQCPNLHTLVVRERISTATVLLLAHTGQNLRFMHVRRNAVVLRCDCPRAIDWSDTFYRWLKTASRSYAATEREVSQILGCQWAMLSDRQFKLMTVELHESPFKVHTTRASYHTYVPPPLLPVAEKVDHTVPMQQRRRKKGKMRKVK, encoded by the exons ATGGACGGCTCTGTAACGGTTACCGAAACGATTGGAAACGAACAAAAGCCGTCTTTAGTATTAAACGGAGGTAGCGGAAAcaaaaagg CCAGGAAAAAGAAAGCGCGAGCGAGTAAGCCGCCCGGTGAAAAAGCTTTGGTCGAGAGCCACTGGGAAGAGCTGCCGGACCTTATCATAGAGAGGGTTTTTTCCTATCTCTCAATTCGCGATCGGTACCACGCGTCAATCGTGTGTCGACGATGGAACGACGCCTTCTACCTGCCCTACGTCTGGTCAAACTTTGTCATGAACGACATGACACTAGTCAGACGCAAGTTCAACTATTACATGGGATGGCAG CATGTTTTGGATCATATGCGAACACAAAACTGTCTAGCGACGATCGGGAGATGTATCAAGACACTTGTTTTCGAGCCAATGTTCAGCTTTCACAATTTGTACGAATTTATGGTGATGCTTTGTTACTATGCCGAGAGGAACAAGCAGGAAAAGGCTGGAAAGGTGATTTACCACAAGGGAAACATAGTACCG GTGTTAGTTGAAGTCCGCGGCGGCGGGCAAGGAATCGGCAGCCGCATCTCGACGCTGCGTTTTACCTTTCCATGCAACATGGCTGCAACGGCGCGCGAGGAGGACGAGTATGTTTTCGGCACGGGAGGAAAGCTGCTAGAGTCATTTAAAAGGCTGATGGGCGGTCTAGGAGCCACGCTAAAGCACTTGCAACTCGAGGACTTGCTTCTCGAAAg gtaTGAAGCACTGACTCTTTTAGACGACGTGTGCTTTTCCGGCTGTGAGAAACTGCGAACGCTTACCCTGATAAACGTGACGAAAATTCCTTGCCAAATGCTGCACGCCGGCGTCTTTGTCAATTTGCGG GTTCTGACGCTGAGCCCGCAGAGTCTGGGTGTGGACTTGCTCATGCTGCTCGGCGATTGTCCACACCTGCACCACCTACACGTGGTGCAGAACCGCTACACGCCCGACAACCTGTCCACCCTGCCGTGGAAAGCGTGGCGCGCCTGCCGCTGGGACAACCCTGCGCTCAACGTTCACTTGCAGCTCGAGAACGTGCGCAGTGGAGAAGTTGTCTGGCAAATTGGTGCGCCAGTCCGCTCCATCCTCTACAAGTCATGTCACCTCAAG GTCAATTCCAGTTCGATTTTGACTGCAATTGACCAGTACAGAGCTGACCTACAGGTTTATGGCCACGTAGGCCTACCCAGGTTTCATCGGACAAAATCTTACTCGGAAAGAGCAGATCCGTTGCTTCTGCATTTGTGCAGACAATGTCCTAATTTGCACACTCTT GTTGTCCGCGAGCGCATCTCAACGGCcacggtgctgctgctggcgcatACGGGGCAAAACCTGCGCTTCATGCACGTGCGGCGCAACGCAGTGGTGCTGCGGTGCGACTGTCCACGCGCCATCGACTGGAGCGACACCTTCTACCGGTGGCTGAAGACAGCGAGCCGCTCGTACGCGGCGACCGAGCGCGAGGTGTCGCAGATCCTCGGCTGCCAGTGGGCCATGCTGAGCGACCGCCAATTCAAGCTGATGACCGTCGAGCTGCACGAGTCGCCGTTCAAGGTGCACACCACCAGGGCCTCGTACCACACGTAcgtgccgccgccactgctgccCGTTGCCGAAAAGGTGGACCACACCGTGCCCATGCAGCAGCGCAGGCGGAAAAAGGGGAAGATGAGAAAAGTCAagtaa
- the LOC135936933 gene encoding F-box only protein 39 isoform X2, translating to MDGSVTVTETIGNEQKPSLVLNGGSGNKKARKKKARASKPPGEKALVESHWEELPDLIIERVFSYLSIRDRYHASIVCRRWNDAFYLPYVWSNFVMNDMTLVRRKFNYYMGWQHVLDHMRTQNCLATIGRCIKTLVFEPMFSFHNLYEFMVMLCYYAERNKQEKAGKVLVEVRGGGQGIGSRISTLRFTFPCNMAATAREEDEYVFGTGGKLLESFKRLMGGLGATLKHLQLEDLLLERYEALTLLDDVCFSGCEKLRTLTLINVTKIPCQMLHAGVFVNLRVLTLSPQSLGVDLLMLLGDCPHLHHLHVVQNRYTPDNLSTLPWKAWRACRWDNPALNVHLQLENVRSGEVVWQIGAPVRSILYKSCHLKVNSSSILTAIDQYRADLQVYGHVGLPRFHRTKSYSERADPLLLHLCRQCPNLHTLVVRERISTATVLLLAHTGQNLRFMHVRRNAVVLRCDCPRAIDWSDTFYRWLKTASRSYAATEREVSQILGCQWAMLSDRQFKLMTVELHESPFKVHTTRASYHTYVPPPLLPVAEKVDHTVPMQQRRRKKGKMRKVK from the exons ATGGACGGCTCTGTAACGGTTACCGAAACGATTGGAAACGAACAAAAGCCGTCTTTAGTATTAAACGGAGGTAGCGGAAAcaaaaagg CCAGGAAAAAGAAAGCGCGAGCGAGTAAGCCGCCCGGTGAAAAAGCTTTGGTCGAGAGCCACTGGGAAGAGCTGCCGGACCTTATCATAGAGAGGGTTTTTTCCTATCTCTCAATTCGCGATCGGTACCACGCGTCAATCGTGTGTCGACGATGGAACGACGCCTTCTACCTGCCCTACGTCTGGTCAAACTTTGTCATGAACGACATGACACTAGTCAGACGCAAGTTCAACTATTACATGGGATGGCAG CATGTTTTGGATCATATGCGAACACAAAACTGTCTAGCGACGATCGGGAGATGTATCAAGACACTTGTTTTCGAGCCAATGTTCAGCTTTCACAATTTGTACGAATTTATGGTGATGCTTTGTTACTATGCCGAGAGGAACAAGCAGGAAAAGGCTGGAAAG GTGTTAGTTGAAGTCCGCGGCGGCGGGCAAGGAATCGGCAGCCGCATCTCGACGCTGCGTTTTACCTTTCCATGCAACATGGCTGCAACGGCGCGCGAGGAGGACGAGTATGTTTTCGGCACGGGAGGAAAGCTGCTAGAGTCATTTAAAAGGCTGATGGGCGGTCTAGGAGCCACGCTAAAGCACTTGCAACTCGAGGACTTGCTTCTCGAAAg gtaTGAAGCACTGACTCTTTTAGACGACGTGTGCTTTTCCGGCTGTGAGAAACTGCGAACGCTTACCCTGATAAACGTGACGAAAATTCCTTGCCAAATGCTGCACGCCGGCGTCTTTGTCAATTTGCGG GTTCTGACGCTGAGCCCGCAGAGTCTGGGTGTGGACTTGCTCATGCTGCTCGGCGATTGTCCACACCTGCACCACCTACACGTGGTGCAGAACCGCTACACGCCCGACAACCTGTCCACCCTGCCGTGGAAAGCGTGGCGCGCCTGCCGCTGGGACAACCCTGCGCTCAACGTTCACTTGCAGCTCGAGAACGTGCGCAGTGGAGAAGTTGTCTGGCAAATTGGTGCGCCAGTCCGCTCCATCCTCTACAAGTCATGTCACCTCAAG GTCAATTCCAGTTCGATTTTGACTGCAATTGACCAGTACAGAGCTGACCTACAGGTTTATGGCCACGTAGGCCTACCCAGGTTTCATCGGACAAAATCTTACTCGGAAAGAGCAGATCCGTTGCTTCTGCATTTGTGCAGACAATGTCCTAATTTGCACACTCTT GTTGTCCGCGAGCGCATCTCAACGGCcacggtgctgctgctggcgcatACGGGGCAAAACCTGCGCTTCATGCACGTGCGGCGCAACGCAGTGGTGCTGCGGTGCGACTGTCCACGCGCCATCGACTGGAGCGACACCTTCTACCGGTGGCTGAAGACAGCGAGCCGCTCGTACGCGGCGACCGAGCGCGAGGTGTCGCAGATCCTCGGCTGCCAGTGGGCCATGCTGAGCGACCGCCAATTCAAGCTGATGACCGTCGAGCTGCACGAGTCGCCGTTCAAGGTGCACACCACCAGGGCCTCGTACCACACGTAcgtgccgccgccactgctgccCGTTGCCGAAAAGGTGGACCACACCGTGCCCATGCAGCAGCGCAGGCGGAAAAAGGGGAAGATGAGAAAAGTCAagtaa